In Aspergillus chevalieri M1 DNA, chromosome 7, nearly complete sequence, the sequence CCTTTTCATCCTTCCTGCCCTGTTGCCCAATGCGTCAATGATGATAATAACCCAAGGACCATATGACGGTAGATCACCCTGACGGGCTTTATATTTGTGGTAATTAATTTCTTCACCGTGCTCTATTACAACCCGACGCTAGACCAGGACTGTCCTCCTTGGGTCTATGCTAGCTGCGCACTGGGTCTTTTTCTCTACCAGACGTTCGATGCTGTAGATGGCATGCAAGCGTATGTCTTCTCTCCCCCATTTGCCCGGTTTTCGCGTACTGAAGTATGTGTGTTAGGCGGAGAACGAGGCAGAGTGGCCCTCTGGGTGAACTGTTTGATCACAGCGTCGATGCTTGCAACACCGCATTGGGTGTCTTGATCTTCTGCTCTACGATGAATTTTGGTCAATCGTGGGCTACCGTGCTGACGCTGTTTGGATGTATGTACAGTATTCTGCCTGTGCAGAGTATAAGATACTGACTGGCATATCTAGCCACCATGACCTTCTATGTCCAGACCTGGGATGAGTACTACACCCAAGTATTGACGCTGGGTGTCGTCTCCGGCCCCGTGGAAGGAGTGCTAACGCTCTGCGTGGTGTTCGCATTTACAGCGTACGAAGGTGGTGGTAGCTTCTGGCACCGTTCTATGTTCGACACCGTCGGCGTGCCCAAGTTGGATTGGATCCCCGAAGCCGCCTACGATATGTCCTTTACGCAGTGGTACCTGATCTATGGTGCTctgctcctcttcttcgccacCGGATCTAGTATCTACCACGTCGTGCAGGTCCGCAGAGAACGCGGCCAGGATCCTATCAAGCCCCTGTTCGGTCTTCTCCCGCTTGTGGCGACTTGGATCTTCGTACCGGCCTACCTGTACCTGCAGCCAGCTATTTTGGAGAACCACTTGATTCCATTTGTTCTGTACGTCGGCTTGATTAACGCCTATTCTGTGGGACGGATGATCGTGGGGCACCTGGTGAAGGCCCCATTCCCGTACTTCAACATCCTTCAGGTTCCATTGGCTCTCGCCGTGTTCGACAATACTGGTCCTTTCTTTGGTCTCTGGTCTAGCGTTCTTGGAGCCGATTTCAGCAGTCAAGTGACGTTTGTTTTTGTTTCGCTTGGTCTGGCTGTTGGTGTATATGGAAGCTTTGTGGTATGTCTAGATGGTTCCATTGACTATAATGACGAGGGCTGGTGGCTAATTTGCTTGCAGCACGATGTTATCACCACGATCTGTGATTACATCGATATCTGGTGCTTGACCATCAAGCACCCGCACGTCGAGGAAGCGCAGGCCACTGCCAGGGAAGGCGTTGCCGTTGCGAAGAAGGCCCAGTGATTGGCTCGTTTGGTGTCCGACCAATCGCATATCAACTATGCGACACTTCTAGGCGAATAGTTCGATCTCTTTTCTCATTTTTCACTTTTGATGACCAATGGCCGGGATGGGGCTTTTGGAGAATTTAGACCATCATCTCGCGCGCGTAGGCATCGCATTCAATCAAAAGGTTGATATCATTCATGTGTATAACAGCGGTAAATTATTATTAGCGATAGAGCATTGTATTAGCAATTGACTGCATTTCTTCATCTCTAAAAGCCATAGATCTCTCGAGAAGTTACTAGGCCGTTGTATGAACCCGCGAATCAGCATCTTCTCCGTCCGATCCCGCACCGCTGATTGGTCGGCACCCTTGCCGTACCGGTCACGCCAAGTCCTACCCAAAACAAATAAGTAAGCGAGGGTTCAAACCCTAGGAATTTTTGCCCCCCGAACTCAGGCGCGGGCTAGTGAGGGTGCGCTGCCCCCAATTGAGAATTCGCTTCGAAATCGCCCATTCTCCACGAGACCTCTCTTCCGCTTTTTCACCAACCATCCCCAAGCAGGCCATCTCTATCAGCGCCTTCACTCAACCTATCTCGCTGATCGACTTTTTGTCTCGTCAAGATGGTGagttttgttttttcttcttcaggatTAATGTTCGATGTCGTGTCTATGTTACGGCGATGAGGATATCGTCGCTGTCGGATGGGGGAacttcatcgtcgtcgccgTCGCTAGCCACCGACCGACTGTTCGTCTACAAattgaaggatgagaaggagatAACTAACCTCTGCTCGTGTCAAAAAGGTTCTCGCGGTCGACCTCCTTAACCCTACGCCTCAGGCTGAGGCCCGTAAGCACAAGCTCAAGGTATGCATATCCTGAGCACACCACCCCCCGTCCACCAAGGTCCCAAGACTGATtcgaatttttttttccctctcgCAACAGACCCTTGTGCCTCAGCCTCGCTCTTTCTTCATGGACGTCAAGTGCCCCGGCTgcttcaccatcaccaccgtcTTCTCGCACGCCCAGACCGTTGTCATCTGTGCCGGTTGCTCGACCGTTCTCTGCCAGCCCACCGGTGGTAAGGCCCGTCTGACTGAGGGCTGCTCTTTCCGGAGAAAGTAAATGTGACGCGAACGGACGTCGGCCGGAACGGAGCGGAGCGATTTGATGTGATGAAAAGAAATGTGGCGTTTcttgcttctttttttcgaCGGATGGATTAataccttttctttttttcttttctttttcaatgaAAGGAATGGAATGAAATAagcagcagccgcagcagataGAAGATGGAATCCTCGCCCAGATCAGATCCCCCTCCAAAAATTTGACAGAAATTCGacaacaaaaagaaaatgtTTTGAAAAAGTGTGGCACTTCTTCGTTTTATTTGCTTACAACTTCTTACGATGGGGAGTTCCGGATATCTAGCATATGGTCAGTCCACCAGCTATGTCAATACGTTTTTCATTATCGTCCTGTTTTATTGCTTGTTTGTACGACTTGTTTCGATGAATGCACATGCGATTGCAATTACAACAACTGCCAATGATGAATCGGCCACtcgagcagcagcagcgacgACACCAGCAACGCTGGCAACGCATCTCAGCCATGACGACTTTGATATGAGTTACGAGGGATGCGGGATCGGTTATGGATACTGTCTTGGGTTGGAGGTTCGGCTACAGCACGGTTCTGGGGATCTTTTGTTGTGCTGGCCCGAGTCATGTCCGTCGACCTCCGTTGCTGTCTCGAGTGGTCGTCCTCCGTAGTCTGTTCGTAGCTTCCTGCCCTACGCCCCACGCGATCAATGGATTTCCGGAATCTCGTATTCGATCTGTATGTCATGGCCCGTCGCCCCGGATTAACCCTGTGCCCCACCGGCGCTAGTAGGCAAGATTAAGTCTATGACCACGGGCACTGTAGTCCGTACTTCGTACTGCACATGTGTACTTTGTGAACATTCCTTTAGTCTGAACTAGATGCTAACATAAACGCATGTATCAAAAGATCTGCCATATATTCGTCATAACCCAGACAACCTCTATTAAGCGAGCCAAATCAAACCTCCGTCAAAGCCCTCGCCTTCCCGCGAATATCATCCCCAAAATCCAACGGGTTCGTCGGATCCCCACCGGTCATCAATGCCAGCTTCCCCGAACGATCACTAACCAGCATATTCGCAAACTGGTTTCTGGAAAGCACTTCCTGCGCCTGCTCGCGGGCTTCATTGTCGCCGGTGCGGAATTTCTCGGCGTCGATGGACTTTAGCGTGCGGTGGGTTGTGCGGACGAAGtcaaagaggaagaagatggtTGGGTGAGTGGCGGGGGGTTGCATTTGGGGGTGGGACTCGAAGGCTCTGGTTTTTTTCTATGTTAGTTAAGGGGGTCAAGGTACGAAGGGTAGGCTGGTAGGCTGGAGAAGGCGTACGTGAGGAGCTCGCCCATTTGGGAGTCGACTTTGTCGAGGTTGACGTTGAGTTGCTCGGCGCTCATTTTGGTTGGATTTATCTCTTGTTTGTGAATTGGTAAGATTCTGAGAAGAGTTGTCGGGTGGTAGAAGAGTGCTCGAAATCGATGTTACTGGATAGCCATGTACGTCACGCTGCCCTGGGTTACCCGATTCGGCTTAGCTGCCATTGGCAGTACATATCTAGGCCTGTATTGCTATGTAAAGAACTAAGTAGTGACAGCAGAGATCGATGAGAATTTGAATGGTATTAGTTGGTGTATCGGGCCTTGAATGTGGCAGGCATGGATGCCTGGCCAGTCGTTCATAGGCATTACATGGGGCTTTCATACTCACCTTCTCTCCTCCCACACGCGACATTCTGCCATCTCGAATCCTCAATAATGCCTTCGCTGCCAAACGAGCTCTACCTTCAAATTGCCAGCTATCTTGAGCATGCGGGCCATATCAGCTCTTTTATGCAGACGACCAAAAGGGTCCATCACTTACCAACCCCCGTCCTTTATGATTTCGCGGTCCGCAGATACTACGCAGTTGAGATCCTCATATTGGCAGCTGAGCACGGCCATATTCGGGTCATTCAAAAAATGCTTGACGGAGGTGTTTTTGGAAGAGCATCTGCCTTTAATGGATGGAAAATCATCAAACTAGCGGTCATGAACCGCCATGCCGCCGTGGCCGATCAGTTGCAACAGAACGGCATTGAGGACGTTACTAGACCTTCTGAAGTGGAATGGGTTTACCCAAAATGTCTCATTTCTGGTCATGTCGGTTGCAAAATCCTGGGCTTGATACTGCAATATGCCGATGAATCTGTGTTGCGAGTCTTGGTCGAGCATGAGATCACGAAAGGAATGACGGCGAGAGCAGGCAGCTGTCGGGATCTAAGTGTGGATGAGTTCATCAAGTTGCATCTATTACAGGCGGCTGGCAAGAAACATCCTGTTCAAGATGAGATACCACTGCACTCTGCTGGGTCCAGAAACCAGCGGCATTCCGTGGTTTGCTCGAGAATGGTGCTGACCCGAACATCTATGAATACAACTGGAAACCAACGATATTCTGGGCAACTCATCCTAGAAATCTTGAGATGTTGCGGCTCTTTCTTGAGCACGGAGTGATGTTTATGACTTCTGGGGGAGTTGTGACTGGCTTGAAAGTAGTGAAAGCACAGAATGGgacaaaaagacaagaaacTACTCTTGCCACGAGTTTCAATAAGAGCGATGATGCTTTTTAATGCCGGAAACCGGGATAGGCTCATGAATATAGTGGTACTGTGCCGGTCTATGTCCGCTGTCAAACAGATTCTCGAAGGGGGAAGCCATGGAGATACGAAACCCTGGGGTCCACGGACCTTCTTGCACGATAAAACTCATTAAGCTCCAGTACCGCTTGCACATGCTGCAAAATGGAGACACATAGATGTGGTTGCATTGATACTTGATTATGGCGCCGACCCAAGTGCCAGTGGCCGCGCCACCTGGTCGGATGTTTTAGAGAGCGCTATAGGGCGTGGTAACACTGAGACGGTAAGACTGGTACTGGACAGAGGCATTGGCGTTGACTTTCAGCGAGGAGAAACCCATTGCAAGCCCAGCCTTGGCGTAAATGCGCTGGGATCCGTAGTACGCTTCCCGTCAATTTTCGATTTCTTATCGACCGAGGCGCACTAAACTCGGGAGCTCCTCCTCTCTCGGTGAAAATAATGCTGAGGAAGGTGGTGCAGTCAGGTAATGTATCATTTCTCAAGATACTACTTGATAAAGGTATCTCGCTTGATGTGCTTGACGAAGAAATATTATTTGCTGCAGCGGAAGGAAGTTCAGATATGCTCGAGTTTCTGTCCTCGCGTGGTCTACTGCTGGCCAAccaagagaaagagaattgCTATTTGCTAAGATATGGCATCGAAGAACGCAACTTGGGAGAGCTAAGTTTCTTTCTGAAAAATGGTTTCGACCAAGACCTGCCCATGGCTTTGGTAACAGCAGCAGCGGGCGCAACAGACCATGAAATTACGATCCAGATACTCGACTTTACTACGTCATGGAGCTAATATACATAGAATGCACATGTACCGCTTCCGTTGCTCCAAGTCCTCCTACCGTCCTTGCCCATGCAAAGAAGCAGCAATTGCAATTGGTTCAGTACCTTCTCGACGAAGCAGCTGCTTATGGATGACTATTACTGGCAGAAGATATACCCTGTGCTGTGAAGGAACTGTTTATCAATCCACTTCTGGCTCTGTCATTGCTAAGATGGGATCTAAGTGTGGAAAATTGCTTGATTACTGCACGATGGTTTGTATGGAAGCTTCATCCATGTTGAATTATTCCACATGCTTTGCAATCAAAACTTGGTCCTTGGAACACCATATTGCTCGTATGATGCTGTATTTTGATCTGTTTCAGAACCTAGCTCTTGCTTTGAGGTCCTAAAGGTAGTCTCTGGTAATCAACCCTAAGTTATACACGTGATCCACAATCACATGACAGAAGTCATGACGCTCCGCATTTATTATCTTATCGCATAAAATCACCGAATCAGATTCGTCCCTGAAATCAACCAAACTCTCCGGTGGTTCATGTATAACCGCAGACCCTTGCTCCTGTTGTCCCTTCAAAGGCGACCATTTACCAGACCCTCTTTTCGGAAACCCTCTTATATAACTTATTGCTTCCTATCGACAACCACACCACGACCTCCGCCCACCATGACCTCCAAAAACCCCCGCCAACCCCTCAAACTCCTCATGCTGCACGGCTACACCCAATCCGGCACCCTTTTCCACGCCAAATCCCGCGCCCTAATCAAGCACATCACAAAAGCCTTCCCTCTCCACGAAGTCGCTGCCATTTACCCAACAGGTCCCATCCATCTCGACCCCGCCGACATCCCCGGCTACGAGCCCTCCTCCCAGTCCCCAGAAACGGAAGAGAAGATTGAAGCGTACGGGTGGTGGAGACGGTCGAACACTGCGAATCCGCCGCTATATCTTGGTATTGAGGAAGGGCTAGCCGCTGTTGCGAAGGTGTTGAAGGAGGAGGGACCGTTTGATGGGGTGATCGGGTTTTCGCAGGGTGCTGCGCTAGCGGCGATGGTTGCGGGGTTATTGGAGAGTGGGAGGAAGGGAGCTTTTGAGAAGTATGCGGATGCGAGGGCTGCGTGTGAGGGGGTTGATTTGAGTGATTCGACGGAGAAGGATGTTGCTTCGATTGCGTTTCCGAAGTCGTTTGAGGAGGTGCAGCATCCGCCGTTGAAGTTTGCGCTGTGTTATAGTGGGTTCCGGGCGCCTGGACCGAGATATCGCGCGTTTTATGAGAGTCCGGCGATTCAAACGCCTATGTTGCATGTGTTGGGGTCGTTGGATGCGGTTGTTGATGATAGCCGGAGTCGAGCGTTGATCGAGGCTTGTGCGGGGGATCcggagaaggaggggaagatTGTTTGGCATCCGGGTGGGCATTTCTTGCCGAGCCAGAGACCCTTTTTGGATGCTGCTGTGAGGTTTATTCAGGAAAGATTGGAAAACAAGGATGACAAGGGTaaggaggaagatgaggatgtgaACAACATGGATCTGCCATTCTGAATTTAGTTTCCGTGTTTTTGCATGTTGACTATATAGAGCATCAATATACCACTACGTTCTGCTAGAACCTGAACATTAATATGGGATCATTTCGCGTTCTACATCAGATAGATTATTCTACACGCTGCAACCCTGCAGCGCCTAGTTCATTCATATCCACATCCATCTTCTAGAATTAAGAGACAAGAAAAAATACCTCAATGGGCCTTGGCCGGAAGAATCCTAGCCATCATCTCCTCCTTGGTAATCAAGTGATCGATGCGCTCCAGGTGGTTCAGGAGGTTCTTCATGTCACTACTCCATTCATTCAGGACATCGTCAGCGTCGCGGGGTTTAGCGAAGTTGATCAGTCGAGCTGGACGGTCGATCTTGGCGTAGATGGTCTTTGATGTGACCAGGTCACTGATGTACTTCTCCGTCTCTTCTTCGGCCAGATCCAGGAGCTGGGTCAGGCGGCCCATTTGGATACGGGTGTAGTATTTGGCCACAACGCGCACATTGTGCTCAATGACACGCTTCCGGAAGTCCTGCCACCTCTTGTACGCCTGGTCCTCGGCGGACTGGCCGGGTTGGGCGTCAAACACATCGGTATTGCACAGATGAGGACCAAATTCCTCCGAAACATAAGGCCAGCGCATCAATTCAGGGATGGTAAATAGCTTCACCAACCGCGACTCGACGGGAACGGCCGAGAGCCGGCTGTCCTGCTGGATGCGGTGCAGCAGATCTGATTGCTCGTTATCGTACGGCGACAGGACAATGTAGTAAACGATCCGTGCAAGTACCTTGTCTTGTTAGAAAACGTTACTAGACGGCGTAAATGAAAGAAAAACTTACAGCCTGCAACTGCTCTGGGTTGTTTTCGACCGACTCCGTATCCAAGACCTCCCGGTAGTGCTTGCAGACGTCGAGATACTTATACTCGTGGTTGGCAAGGATGATCTGCTGCTCGAAGTAACGAAGCTTCAAATCTGTCACATCATCGTCAACCTCCATTGGGGCCTCATCAGGCGCACGAGTCTTCTCCCGTTCCTCGGCCTCCTTCTTAAGCTGCTCGATCTGTTCGGaggtcttcttcggcttgcGGGAAAAGTAGCGTCTGTTGATCTTGCGGCTCAGGATGGTAGCTTGCGTCCAGTCGCCCCGTTCTATGCAAAGAGAAACTTGCTCCAGAATAAACTCGGTCTTTTCCCTCCTAGTCATGGAACCAAATGTCTCCACCTGGAGCTCGCACAGGATATCGGCGGCGGAATTAAGGTCGCCTTGGGACTTCTTGATGTTAGATAGGATACGTGTAACACGGGCTCTCTCGACTTCGacgaaaatctgtacgccGTATTAGCAAACGGTCCATCACGAGTATACTGACAGAACCGACCTTGCCCTCCGTCACTGTCCGCAAAGTCTCAATAACAGACAGCTTCACATCCATATTAGGCGTTTGGTCAATGAACGTCATGGCAGTCTGAATCATCCGTGTCGTGGCCTGTTTAAGTTGTCCATGTTTCTTCGATAGAAGAAGTACTTGGTCGTTAAGGAGGTTCCAGTCGCCGGCATTCTTGCAGATTGTGACGATGGCGACGAGGAGTCTGGATGTAGTGGCCAAGTCGGTTGCCTAGGAGCCAAATCAGAGTTAGATACGAATCCTGAATTGTTGGCGGATAGAAGTAAGATCAAAATCGTACCTGTCTTGCCTGCttttccaatcccaacaactTGTCGATGGCACTTTGGACATCGGTCTGTGGGCGGTCAGCATCCAAGTAATCCCAGTATACGCACCGGTAGTTCAAACCTTTGCGAGCTGCTCTGCCTCTGGAATCAACTGGTCAGCATCCTTGCTGTAGTCCTTCTCGGGCTTGAGAATGCCGTCGGACATGGTGACGAGGTGCTGCTACGTCACGGGCTTCAGACTGGTCTCTGGAATCGAGGATAGAAAGATAGAGTTGTCGTGACTCAGCGCAAACGGCAAATGCGACCTGCCTGCAGACAAAGAATGAGGGTGACGTGTGATTTGGAGGAGAATGGATGAAGCTCTAACGACGGACATCATCAACGCCCTTTGCGGAGGACGAGCTGGCGGCGGAAGCTCTGCCGCACGTGACCACAGCGCTATCGCGCGATCTACAGCTGTTCTCGCGCTGTCAACAAACGTCCTCTTCATTGCTCTTGGACACTTGCTCAACGACAGAACTTGAGATGTTTGAATCTAGCATTGATCTATTGCTTACTGAACGTCTCTCTAAGTTGCAATGCAGTTACAGGACAGAGTACCGTGCAGTGCTCTTTAAGAGCAAGATTGATCCGCTCTCACCATGCCAGATGAACAACAATCCAGGTTGCACTAGACTAATGAGTCCAGCATAATTTGCACTAATATTATGCCCCTTTCCAGGCCAATGAGACCATGCCTATTCTCTTTACATCAAGCGACTGCTGTCAACTGGCCAGTCATTCCCCGGATGCTTACTAAGCCACTTTCCGATCACGCAATATCAAATTGACTGCATCGGGATTTGCCAATTAGGATCAGATCGAGtataagaagaaaaaattTCAAGCAGCGATTACTGCGCGAAATCCTAATTTCATTCGGGAAGAATCTCGTGCGTTATCAATTGCCACAGATACGCTTATCGGGCTGTCATCGTTGTCAGTCACTGGAAAGTGTTGCTGTTATCGTCGATTCGTGGGGATTTTTCCGCGGAGCTTTGAGTTTGCAGAGTTCAAATATCGTCTGTGTCCAGATCGGCTTTTTGTCGATTCACTTAACTTGGACCAAGACGTCGTCAATTCTATCTTAGGCCATACTGAGTGATTGTTCGCTAATTTTCAGCCATACGAACGTTCCTGTGGCAAACCGGCACGATGAAGGATGCATCGTGTGATAACGGCCCTCGAGCACCATTGCTGGCGGCCGTGAATGTCGAATCACAGGTGCATTTGATCATCGGATCAAACCCTCTGGCAGCTGCTCGTTGCAGCAAGAGCCTGGACGCCGGTGCAAAGCCGATTATCATTGCACCAGAAACGGCTGATCTGCAATATACTTTGTCTGAACGCATTCAAAACGGTTCAGCAGAATGGGTACGCAAAGAATTCCAAGACGACGATTTGACGACTTTGGGGCGGGAAGAAGTTGACCGTGTTGTGGACATGGTCTTTGTCACTTTGGGCGGTAATCACCCGCTGAGTATGTCTTGACCATGCTTTTGTTCGAGGTCATGGCTGGTTTCTAACATCTTCACAGGCCCACACATTGCGAAACTGTGTCGACGTTTTAGGATTCCGGTCAATGTATCAGACGCCCCGGAGCTTTGCACATTTACTTTGCTTTCTACGTACTCGGATGGCCCTCTTCACGTTGGTATCACAACATCAGGACGTGGATGTAAGCTTGCTTCACGCTTAAGAAGGGaggtttcttcttcattaCCAACAAACCTTGGAAGCGCCATCGACAGACTAGGTGCAGTGAGGCGTCGCCTGTGGGAAGAAGATCAAGCTGCCGGACTTTGCGATACGGCTTtcgagggagatgatgatgatgcaacGGGCCAAAAGCACACGTTCAACACATTAGCTACAGATGACGAAGTTTACATGACTAGAACGAGACGCATACGTTGGCTTTCTCAGATTTGTGAATACTGGCCACTCCGCAAACTTGCCTCTATCACGGACTCTGATATCGACGACATCCTCAAGGCCTACTCGTCTGGGAATAACAATGCGCGAGAAGTCAACGGCGTAACAGCGAGGAAAGGAAAGATTATCCTGGCTGGTTCTGGTCCGGGACACCCCGATATGCTCACCCGGGCCACATATCATGCCATCCAAAGCGCAGACATCATTCTGGCAGACAAGCTCGTACCAGAGCCTGTTCTAAACTTGATCCCTCGGAGGACGGAAGTCCAGATTTCCCGCAAATTCCCCGGGAACGCAGACCAGGCGCAAGAAGAGTTCCTTCAAATGGGACTAAAGGCATTGCGCAGCGGGAAACAGGTACTCCGCCTGAAGCAGGGCGATCCCTACCTGTACGGCCGTGGAGGCGAAGAGTTTGAATTCTTCCGCAACGAAGGCCACATTCCCTTGGTCCTACCGGGCATCACCAGCGCACTGAGCGCCTCCTTGTTCGCTGAAATCCCAGCAACCCATCGCGGCGCAACGGACCAGGTTCTGATCTGCACAGGAACTGGCCGGAATGGTGCAGCACCTGAACCTCCTACCTACGTGCCTACACAAACAGTGGTCTTCTTGATGGCCCTTCACCGGCTCTCAGCTCTCGTGGAATCGCTGGTCAATGCACCAGCAGAGGACAGTGGCGCCCGGCCTCGTACACCTTGGCCCAGAGACACGCCGTGTGCTATCATTGAGCGCGCCTCGTGCACTGACCAGCGCGTTATCCGGACAACTTTGGAGCATGTATGCACAGCATTTGAGGCAGAGGGCTCGCGGCCTCCAGGACTGTTGGTGGTTGGCGTCAGCTGCCATGTCTTGCATCGGCCTAATGAACAGAAGTGGGTTGTCGAAGAAGGATTCAAGGGTCTGGACGAGCTGCGGGATCCGTCTATAATGAATGAAGAGGGATGGAAGGACTTCTAGATGACCAATGGCCATGGTTTAATGACGGCTGATGATGATCATGATTATTACTTTCTTGGTTTCAACAACGGAGTTGGATGTGGGAAAATAAAATTAGCGATACCCATATATAGATTCGGATTCATGAAATTCCATTCTATTCATTTCCTGGTTCTCCGTTCTTCTACAGATTCCCCTCGTTTCACATGAGAGTCACGGGACTACTCTGTAGTGTCTCCGCTAAAGTCCAGACTTGAGCCTCTCCAACCTTTGCCGATCAtccaacatcatcatcaaccaccATCAACCACCATCAATCTATAACATCATGGCCGGAGACAACAACAAAACTTACGTATCCAACGGAGAAGTGCTTGAAGGGTAAGTTAAAATAACCTAACTTCATCGAAGAATCACCGCCGCGGAGGCAGCTAACAAGATCGATTGTCGCAGACCACCGGTCTCCGTTCGCATTTCGCGCTTCTTTGAGTCTGTCTACGTCTTTTTCGGTCTTTATTTCACGAGTCTTCTCTCGGTACGTTTATCTTGTCTTGATTGTCCTTGTGTCCGTTTTGAAGGAATGGTTATTCGCATGCGACTGTACGCCATCCATCAACTATATCACTCTACGACTACGATAAATCAGGACACAGCTGATTATTCTGTTTTGTTTTACTAGTTCGACCCGTACACCGCCGCCCAGAACTCGCAATTCAACGTTGCCCGCCGAGGAGACAGGTTGGGAGGCTATAGCGGAAGTGGCGCAGGAGGTCCCGGTGGTCCTGGAGGCCCTGGGCCGAGAAGAATAGGACGGGTTGGACGGGTAGATGATATTCGCGACCCGGAGTGTGCTCCTTGCcggggaggatgttgaaaggATTGAGCGACAAGACGAGCGTGTGTGCAGGGTTGTGCGTGCTTTCAATGCTTCAATACGAGGCCTGTTGACGAGGGTGTCAGTGAGTAAAATGGAATGATCATATTGAGTTTCCTAGAGTTATAGGAATAGGACGTTTCAGATGGCATTTCTGTCCGGGCCTTGTCTGGTAATGACACCTGTGGCTCTGGTACGGGATGAGTTCCGTATTTGCTTGGACGAGGGTCATCGCTGCATCATGATGCAGTATCATTCACGTGGCTCTCGATTTTGTCGTCGAAGGGAAATAGCAGCCAGAGGGGATCAATTCGAGCACAATTGCTTTCGCAAAATATCTGCAGGCCTACTGGAATCCGACTCACTTGGTATGGTCTCTCGTTGAACCTTAGGGACGGCATTGACCCTCATATAGATACCTGGCCACGTATATCACCATGACTTCGATCAAAACCCCGAACACCAACGACGAGTGGGCGGCTCTGATCTCGGCAATGCGAGACTCCCTACCCAGCACCTACAACGTATACCATACCCCACGCCCAGGAATTATCTACCGTTCCCTCGACCACACCCTAGTGCTCGATTCCGCAACGGAGGAGGATGTAGACAAGCTCTGCGCCGACGCCCAATTTCACCGGTTCGCCTCGGTCTGCGTCCGTCCCAAGCATGTGCGGCAAGCAGTACGGGGCCTCGAAAAAGCCCAAGA encodes:
- a CDS encoding putative siroheme synthase (COG:H;~EggNog:ENOG410PF8D;~InterPro:IPR006367,IPR006366,IPR012066,IPR035996, IPR014777,IPR014776,IPR028162,IPR036291,IPR003043, IPR000878,IPR028281;~PFAM:PF14824,PF13241,PF14823,PF00590;~go_function: GO:0004851 - uroporphyrin-III C-methyltransferase activity [Evidence IEA];~go_function: GO:0008168 - methyltransferase activity [Evidence IEA];~go_process: GO:0000103 - sulfate assimilation [Evidence IEA];~go_process: GO:0006779 - porphyrin-containing compound biosynthetic process [Evidence IEA];~go_process: GO:0019354 - siroheme biosynthetic process [Evidence IEA];~go_process: GO:0055114 - oxidation-reduction process [Evidence IEA]) → MKDASCDNGPRAPLLAAVNVESQVHLIIGSNPLAAARCSKSLDAGAKPIIIAPETADLQYTLSERIQNGSAEWVRKEFQDDDLTTLGREEVDRVVDMVFVTLGGNHPLSPHIAKLCRRFRIPVNVSDAPELCTFTLLSTYSDGPLHVGITTSGRGCKLASRLRREVSSSLPTNLGSAIDRLGAVRRRLWEEDQAAGLCDTAFEGDDDDATGQKHTFNTLATDDEVYMTRTRRIRWLSQICEYWPLRKLASITDSDIDDILKAYSSGNNNAREVNGVTARKGKIILAGSGPGHPDMLTRATYHAIQSADIILADKLVPEPVLNLIPRRTEVQISRKFPGNADQAQEEFLQMGLKALRSGKQVLRLKQGDPYLYGRGGEEFEFFRNEGHIPLVLPGITSALSASLFAEIPATHRGATDQVLICTGTGRNGAAPEPPTYVPTQTVVFLMALHRLSALVESLVNAPAEDSGARPRTPWPRDTPCAIIERASCTDQRVIRTTLEHVCTAFEAEGSRPPGLLVVGVSCHVLHRPNEQKWVVEEGFKGLDELRDPSIMNEEGWKDF
- a CDS encoding proteasome regulatory particle lid subunit RPN5 (BUSCO:EOG09262P1W;~COG:O;~EggNog:ENOG410PIGS;~InterPro:IPR036388,IPR040134,IPR036390,IPR040896, IPR035297,IPR000717;~PFAM:PF18098,PF01399) gives rise to the protein MSDGILKPEKDYSKDADQLIPEAEQLAKTDVQSAIDKLLGLEKQARQATDLATTSRLLVAIVTICKNAGDWNLLNDQVLLLSKKHGQLKQATTRMIQTAMTFIDQTPNMDVKLSVIETLRTVTEGKIFVEVERARVTRILSNIKKSQGDLNSAADILCELQVETFGSMTRREKTEFILEQVSLCIERGDWTQATILSRKINRRYFSRKPKKTSEQIEQLKKEAEEREKTRAPDEAPMEVDDDVTDLKLRYFEQQIILANHEYKYLDVCKHYREVLDTESVENNPEQLQAVLARIVYYIVLSPYDNEQSDLLHRIQQDSRLSAVPVESRLVKLFTIPELMRWPYVSEEFGPHLCNTDVFDAQPGQSAEDQAYKRWQDFRKRVIEHNVRVVAKYYTRIQMGRLTQLLDLAEEETEKYISDLVTSKTIYAKIDRPARLINFAKPRDADDVLNEWSSDMKNLLNHLERIDHLITKEEMMARILPAKAH
- a CDS encoding uncharacterized protein (COG:O;~EggNog:ENOG410PZTW;~InterPro:IPR024491;~PFAM:PF10961), with the protein product MAGDNNKTYVSNGEVLEGPPVSVRISRFFESVYVFFGLYFTSLLSFDPYTAAQNSQFNVARRGDRLGGYSGSGAGGPGGPGGPGPRRIGRVGRVDDIRDPECAPCRGGC